CATTTCTGTTACTTGTGTGGCATTGTGGTAAATGTTTTTGGTGATTTGCTTTCTAATGTTAACTGAGATTCTTTCTCATCTAATAAAAtgtatttcttgttttcttcacGGGTGATTCTGaactcctcttttttttttcttttttttttcccggtTTGGTGGTCCTAGTCTGTCAGCATCAATGAGTTCTTAAAGCCTGCTGAAGGAGAAAGGTTCTACAACCCAGGTGGGCGTGGCCGAGGGCGTGGTCGTGGTCCCAGGGGAGGGTTTAGCAACAACTACTCTCACGGCAGTGCTGCAGCACCATCCATTGAAGATCCTGGGCAGTTCCCAACCTTGGGGGGCAAGTGAGATTCTTAAGAACCCGACTTACAGTCTCGATGACATTcgatttttgggttctttcCTTTCGTCTGAAGCAGGAAATTGACTAGAATAATTGGATTTCctgtattaatttttttttaaaaaaatttatgacttaaaattgtaaatttcAGTTTCATATGTACCCTagtagtttttgttttctttttttctttttctatccTTATGCAATGTTACTGATTTTCTGACTTTGGGGCATGTGAAAGGATTTATTCGTTACCAGATATAATCCTTGacaagttttgttttcaatagATGTTCGGCTCTTTTTCGGCTATCTGGATTCTGGAACCAGGCAGAACCCCTGGGAGTCGAGTTTTCACAATTCTCTTCTCTTGATAACATGGAAAATGATAAATGTTTTCATCTGTATGTTCTGAAAGTCTTTGATGCCTCTTTTGAACTATGCCCCCTAGACATGATCTCATTCAGATTCCTTTCACTGTTCCGTTCCCACTGTCAAGCTCCAAAAGTTATCTACTGAATTAATGTTCTAACTTTGATCTAGTACTAAATGAAAAATAGTAATTTGATTGATTCTAATATTGAAAATACTTTTAATCCAGACGACATTGGCCACAATCTACCCGTCACAACTTGATGTCTTAGCCTGGTACTTACAAAGAAAAAGTGTGGCTTTGAATTAGGCAAATAACTCTTTAATTTTATACCGCATTTACCGATCATTTATCTAATAATAGTGTAACTACTTGCAAAAGCGAAGTCCTACCTATGCAAGAGAAGTGGTTAGCAATATTCAAGAAATATGCAATATTTTCCATATTGATCATAAAACGCGCTTGCTGTATACTTTTTTATTGGACCAGTATGGATAGCATTGAGGATTGTTTCCTTAAATCATGTCATTATGTGATCATTCCTTGTATTAACAAAACCTCtttacatttttttgttgaatcaACACTCGAGATTTTCAAAAGATGATATTCTTGGTGCTTCTGTTCCATAATTCACTGCATCTTTGTTCTCAAGACGAATTGAATTAACCAAAACTGAGGCTTAAAGTAACTTCCAGGCTGTAATTGGAAACCAGAGTTACaagcacaataataatattcaacATTGAGCAAACACTGCAACATCAAAGGCTATATAGCTCCCTCCTCCGCATTAATTCAATATTCAAAACAAAGCCCCTTCTTTGGtcctggtggtggtggtgtatTGAAGCCAGAACTGAGGTCTCCGTGGCCGACCGGTGTCTCAGAGGAGGCAGAGGCAGGCTGCAGAATCAGAGTGATGGAGGAGGGAGACACCTCACTCTTACAAACAGGGCACTCCGGATGGTCGAGGCAGAAGATCTGCAACCAATTTTGGAAACAAATCCCACAAAATAAATGGCCACATGAATTCACCGCCGGCTCTCTTGCCATTTTCAAGCACAAATTGCAGTCGAAATAGGAAGCACATCTTGGTGGAGACAACGGCTCTGGAGAAGTCGCGTAGGAGGGTGAAGAATATGATGGACCAAACTCGCTCTGTGGGCTGTTGATCTCATCAAGTTCCTGGCTTTCttgttcatcatcatcatcttgaTGATGGGTAGAGCTTGAATCATCACTTTCATGGGTAGAAGATGAACCACGAATTGATTGAAGAGCAGAGCTATCAGACTCAAAAGGGTCATACTGAGGACCAGCGTTGCTGCCTTCCaagggagaagaagaagcatcACAAGGACTGCAAAGCTTAACTTCAGAACAAGATTCAAAACCAGAAGCAGATTCATCTTCATCCATGAGATCATATTCTTCTGGTTCTGGGATTCTGAAGTGGAAAATCTCAGGGCGCTTCATAACTCGCATCCTCGGCTTGCTGCTTTGAAACCCACGCTTGATCATACTTTCCTT
The Prunus dulcis chromosome 2, ALMONDv2, whole genome shotgun sequence DNA segment above includes these coding regions:
- the LOC117619260 gene encoding LON peptidase N-terminal domain and RING finger protein 3-like; amino-acid sequence: MASNKESMIKRGFQSSKPRMRVMKRPEIFHFRIPEPEEYDLMDEDESASGFESCSEVKLCSPCDASSSPLEGSNAGPQYDPFESDSSALQSIRGSSSTHESDDSSSTHHQDDDDEQESQELDEINSPQSEFGPSYSSPSYATSPEPLSPPRCASYFDCNLCLKMAREPAVNSCGHLFCGICFQNWLQIFCLDHPECPVCKSEVSPSSITLILQPASASSETPVGHGDLSSGFNTPPPPGPKKGLCFEY